A stretch of DNA from Oryzomicrobium terrae:
CGATCACCACCCGCATGCCGGACTTGTCGGACTCGTCCTGAATATGGGAGATACCTTCGATCTTCTTGTCGTTGACCAGCTCGGCAATTTTTTCGAGCAGGGTCTTCTTGTTCACCTGATAGGGCAGCTCGTCGACGATGATCGCCTGCTTGCCGCCCTTTTCCAGATCCTCAACGTGGGTCTTGGCGCGCATCACCACCCGGCCACGGCCGGTGTGGTAACCCTCGCGCACCCCGTTGATGCCGTAGATGATGCCGGCGGTGGGGAAATCGGGGGCCGGAATGTACTCGATCAGGTCATCGACCGTCAGCGCGGGGTTTTCCAGCAGCGCCAGGCAGCCGGCCACCACCTCGGACAGGTTGTGGGGCGGGATGTTGGTGGCCATGCCCACCGCAATGCCGGACGAGCCGTTGATCAGCAGGTTGGGAATCTTGGCCGGCAGGATCAGGGGTTCCTGCTCGGAACCGTCGTAGTTGGGGCCGAAGTCGACGGTTTCCTTGTCGATGTCGGCGAGTAGTTCGTGGCCGATACGGGCCATGCGCACTTCGGTGTAACGCATGGCGGCGGCGTTGTCGCCGTCTACCGAGCCGAAGTTGCCCTGGCCATCGACGAGCATGTAGCGCAGGGAAAAGTCCTGGGCCATGCGCACGATGGTGTCGTACACCGCCGTGTCGCCGTGAGGGTGGTACTTACCGATCACGTCGCCAACCACGCGGGCAGACTTCTTGTAAGCCTTGTTCCAGTCGTTGCCCAGCTCGTGCATGGCGAACAGCACACGGCGATGCACGGGCTTGAGGCCATCACGCACATCCGGCAGGGCGCGTCCCACGATCACGCTCATGGCGTAATCGAGGTAGGAGCGCCGCATCTCGTCTTCGAGACTGACCGGTAGGGTTTCCTTGGCGAATTGTTCCATGCGTTCGGTTCCCGCCCTGCAATGAGGGCATCCTGAGCAAATAAACTTTGGATTCTAGCATGCCGACCACGCCGCGGCCCTTAGCCCCGCCCAGCCCAAGCCCCCGTCCCGGTGGATCTGCGAGGCGATTGGATACCCTCGGATGAATATGATAAATACACGGCACTTCCGAGCCACGGCGGCCATCACCTGCCGCCCCCCAAAGCCGGCACGCCGGCCCCCTCACCCTCAGCGAGATTGCGCCCATGGCCGCCTCTTCCCCGCCGGATTACACCTCGATCGACACACTCCTACTGCCGCGCTGGCTCATCCCCATCGAGCCAGCGGGGGTCGTGCTCGAAGACCATGCCGTCGCGATCAAGAACGGAAAAATCCTGGCCGTACTGCCCCGCGAAGAAGCGCTGCAACGTTTTTCAGCGCAACACAGCGAAGAGCTGCCTGAGCACATCCTGATGCCCGGGCTGATCAACCTGCACACCCATGCCGCCATGTCCCTGCTCAAGGGCTATGCCGACGACCAGCCCCTGCAAACATGGCTGGAAAAATATATCTGGCCCGCCGAAGCACGCCTGGTTTCCCCCGAATTTGTTCATGACGGCACCCTGTTGGCCTGCGCCGAAATGCTCAGAGGGGGCATCACCTGCTTCAACGACATGTATTTCTTTCCCCGGGAAACCGCCCAGGCGGCGCTCAAGCTGGGCATGCGGGCGGCCATCGGTATCACGGTGATCGAATTCCCCAATGCCTATGCCCACGATGCCGAGGACTATCTCAACAAAGGACTGGCGGTGCGCGACGAGCTGCGCGACGAGGCACTACTGTCCTTCACCCTGGCTCCCCATGCCCCCTACACGGTCAACGACACCACGTTCGAACGTATCCTGACCTTGGCGGAACAGCTGAATCTCCCCATCCATATGCATGTGCACGAGACACGCCAGGAGATCAGCGCCAGTCTCACCCAATATGGCCTGCGCCCCCTGGAGCGCCTGCACCGGCTCGGCCTGCTCGGCCCCAATCTGATCGCGGTCCACGCAGTACACCTGGACCCCGGCGAAATCGAACTGCTGGCCCGCAACGGCAGTTCCGTCGCCCACTGCCCGGCCTCCAACCTCAAGTTGGCCAGCGGCCTGCCCGCCAGCACAGCCTGGGCCGACGCCGGCATCAACGTCGGCATCGGCACCGACGGCAGCGCCAGCAACAATCGGCTCGACATGTTTGGAGAAATGCGCCTAGCCGCGCTATTGGCCAAGGGCACCAGCGGCCGGGCTGATAGCTGGCCGGTGCACTATGCGCTGCGCGCCGCCACTTTGGCAGGCGCTCGGGCACTAGGACTGGAGCACAAACTCGGTTCTATCGAAACCGGTAAAGAAGCCGATCTCTGCGCGATAAAAATCGGTAACAGCGATCACCTACCCTGCTTTGATCCCGCATCGCATGTTGTGCATGTTCTGGGCAGGGAAAATGTCAGCCACGTCTGGGTTGCCGGCGAACTTTGTGTAAAAAACGGGGTCTTGAGCAACGCCAGCGATGATTCGTTGCGGGTTATCGGGCAAGTATGGCAGAATAAAACTCAAGGTTAGGTCCGTGCGCACTCGCTCAGGTGTACAAACAGGACGGGACGCCCGAACCGACTCCCCGGCAGGTTTTTCGAAAAAAGAGGATCGATCATGAAGAAAATCGCGAAACACTCCTTGGTGGCGGTTCTGGTTGCTGGCTTTGGCTTTGCCGCCCAGGCTCAAGCCCAGGCCCCCGCTGCTACCAGCGTTTATGCTATCGACGCACGTAACGTTGTCGCCCGTGACAACTTCGGCGAGTGCTGGCGCACTGGCTACTGGTCCCCGGCTGCTGCCGCTCAGGACCCCAACGGTTGCGCTTGCGACAAGGACATCCTGCCCAAGGAAGTCTGCGAGCCCAAGACTACCGCCGCCGCCCCCGCTGCCGCTACCGGCGTGAAGCCCACCGGCGAAAAGATCACCCTCTCCGCTGACGCGCTGTTCGACTTCAACAAGTCCACCCTCCGCCCGGAAGGCAAGGCCAAGCTCGACGAGCTGGCTGAGAAGGTCAAGCAGATCAAGCTGGAAGTGATCATCGCTGTCGGCCACGCTGACCGCATCGGCAAGGACGCCTACAACCAGAAGCTTTCCGAGAAGCGCGCTGCTTCCGTGAAGGAATACCTGGTCGGCAAGGGTGTTGAAGCCAACCGCGTTTACACCGAAGGCAAGGGCAAGAAGCAGCCCGTGACCGGTGACAAGTGCAAGGGCAACACCAAGACCAAGGCTCTCATCGAGTGCCTGCAGCCCGATCGCCGCGTTGAAATCGAAGTGATCGGCACCAAGTAATCGCTTGGCGGTCAAAAAAAGCCCTGCGCAAGCAGGGCTTTTTTATTTGCATTAAGCCCCTTCCAGTTTTCTCCGTTGAAAATACCGAGTTTTTGACCATGAATGCCGATCCCGCCGAGCTGCAGAAATTCAGCGACCTCGCCCACCGTTGGTGGGACCCGAACAGCGAATTCAAGCCCCTCCACGACATCAACCCACTACGCCTCGACTGGATCGAGCGCAACGCCGGCCTCGCTGGCAAAAAAGTTCTCGATGTCGGCTGTGGTGGCGGCTTGCTATCGGAAGGCATGGCGGCCCGTGGCGCAGACGTTACCGGTATCGATCTGTCCGAAAAAGCCCTCGGGGTCGCCCGCCTGCACTTGCTGGAATCTGGCAAACACGTGGATTACCGCCTGATTGCCGCCGAAGCCCTGGCCGAAGAATCCCCGGGGACCTACGACATCGTGACCTGCCTGGAAATGCTGGAGCATGTGCCCGACCCGGCCCAGACCATCGCAGCCTGTGCCCGGCTGGTCAAACCCGGTGGCCAGGTATTTTTTTCCACGCTTAACCGCAACCCCAAGAGCTACCTCCTTGCGGTCATCGGTGCAGAATACGTTCTCAACATGCTGCCCAAGGGCACCCATGACTACGCCAAGTTCATTCGCCCTTCGGAACTGGCACGCTGGGCCCGGGAAAGCGATCTGGAGCCCGCCGAACTGATCGGGATGAGCTACAACCCGCTTACCAAGCGCTACAGCCTAGGCACCGACACGGCGGTCAATTACCTGATGCGGACGCGCAAAAATGGCTGAACGCCGTCCCGGCCTCGTCCTATTCGATCTCGACGGCACCCTGGCGGACACTGCGCCAGACCTGGGTGCCGCCGCCAACCGGCTGCGCGTTGAAGACGGGTTGCCGCGAATCGACGACGAGGTGCTGCGCCCCTATACCTCCCAAGGCGCACGCGGTCTGCTTTTCGCCGCTTATGGCATGACGGCCGATGACTCCCGCTTCGACCATTACCGCACCCGCTTTCTCAGTCATTACGCAGCCGCCCTCTGCCACAAGACCCGGCTTTTCGACGGCATGGCCGCCCTGCTCGACATGCTCGAAGCACAAGGCGTCCACTGGGGCGTCGTCACCAATAAGCATGAGCGCTTCACCCTCCCCCTGATGGAAGCGCTCCAACTGAAGCAGCGGGCCGCCTGCATCATTTCCGGCGACACGGCCCCTCGCCCCAAGCCGGCACCGGACCCCCTGCTCCTCGCCTGCCAACAGGTCGGCGTACAACCGCTTGACGCCTGGTACGTGGGTGACGATCTGCGCGACATCATTGCCGGCAAGGCCGCCGGAATGGGCACCATTGCCGCGTGCTACGGCTACCTCGGCGACGGCGGCAACCCGGACGACTGGGGCGCCGACCACCAGGTCGCCCACCCCTTGCAAATTGCCGCTATCTTCGGCCTAACGTGCTAGAATCAGCGTTGATTTCCATCTGCGGGAATCACCCAATACGGCTGCAGCAGTAAGCAGCCAGCGTTTTCTGGGGGCGACCTGGCTTCGACGTGGGTTGCAAAGCAGAGCAGGGCATACCGAGGACCAGTGACCTCGTAAATCCATCTGGAAACAACTAAACGCCAACGACGAGCGTTTCGCTCTCGCCGCTTAACCCGGCGAGCTCTGCACCGGCACGCTGATGGGCCGGGCCCCGCAAGGGGCAGCAGAGTCATTCACATCAGATAAGGGTCGGCTCTGCCGCATGGCCAACCACGAAAACCTAGCGGATCGCCTGAAGCGAGCCTGTTCGGCCGGCGCGTCACGGCTAAAACCCAATAGACCGGACTAAGTATGTAGAACTGCCTGTAGAGGGCTTGCGGACGGGGGTTCG
This window harbors:
- a CDS encoding TRZ/ATZ family hydrolase; the encoded protein is MAASSPPDYTSIDTLLLPRWLIPIEPAGVVLEDHAVAIKNGKILAVLPREEALQRFSAQHSEELPEHILMPGLINLHTHAAMSLLKGYADDQPLQTWLEKYIWPAEARLVSPEFVHDGTLLACAEMLRGGITCFNDMYFFPRETAQAALKLGMRAAIGITVIEFPNAYAHDAEDYLNKGLAVRDELRDEALLSFTLAPHAPYTVNDTTFERILTLAEQLNLPIHMHVHETRQEISASLTQYGLRPLERLHRLGLLGPNLIAVHAVHLDPGEIELLARNGSSVAHCPASNLKLASGLPASTAWADAGINVGIGTDGSASNNRLDMFGEMRLAALLAKGTSGRADSWPVHYALRAATLAGARALGLEHKLGSIETGKEADLCAIKIGNSDHLPCFDPASHVVHVLGRENVSHVWVAGELCVKNGVLSNASDDSLRVIGQVWQNKTQG
- a CDS encoding OmpA family protein yields the protein MMKKIAKHSLVAVLVAGFGFAAQAQAQAPAATSVYAIDARNVVARDNFGECWRTGYWSPAAAAQDPNGCACDKDILPKEVCEPKTTAAAPAAATGVKPTGEKITLSADALFDFNKSTLRPEGKAKLDELAEKVKQIKLEVIIAVGHADRIGKDAYNQKLSEKRAASVKEYLVGKGVEANRVYTEGKGKKQPVTGDKCKGNTKTKALIECLQPDRRVEIEVIGTK
- the ubiG gene encoding bifunctional 2-polyprenyl-6-hydroxyphenol methylase/3-demethylubiquinol 3-O-methyltransferase UbiG; the protein is MNADPAELQKFSDLAHRWWDPNSEFKPLHDINPLRLDWIERNAGLAGKKVLDVGCGGGLLSEGMAARGADVTGIDLSEKALGVARLHLLESGKHVDYRLIAAEALAEESPGTYDIVTCLEMLEHVPDPAQTIAACARLVKPGGQVFFSTLNRNPKSYLLAVIGAEYVLNMLPKGTHDYAKFIRPSELARWARESDLEPAELIGMSYNPLTKRYSLGTDTAVNYLMRTRKNG
- a CDS encoding HAD family hydrolase, coding for MAERRPGLVLFDLDGTLADTAPDLGAAANRLRVEDGLPRIDDEVLRPYTSQGARGLLFAAYGMTADDSRFDHYRTRFLSHYAAALCHKTRLFDGMAALLDMLEAQGVHWGVVTNKHERFTLPLMEALQLKQRAACIISGDTAPRPKPAPDPLLLACQQVGVQPLDAWYVGDDLRDIIAGKAAGMGTIAACYGYLGDGGNPDDWGADHQVAHPLQIAAIFGLTC